One stretch of Aquimarina sp. Aq107 DNA includes these proteins:
- a CDS encoding adenine phosphoribosyltransferase — protein sequence MNLEKLIRDIPDFPKPGIIFKDITPLLANSEALVYCADQLAALSPDRIKIDKVIGIEARGFILGSMIAERLAAGFIPVRKKGKLPFEVISKSYGLEYGEDILEIHKDAIKPGDNILIHDDVLATGGTANAVCQLVTELGGNIVQCNFIMELGFLNGKEKLNCNVASLLSY from the coding sequence ATGAATTTAGAAAAGTTAATAAGAGATATTCCTGATTTTCCAAAACCTGGAATTATTTTTAAAGATATTACTCCACTTTTAGCAAACTCTGAAGCTTTAGTGTATTGTGCGGACCAATTAGCAGCATTATCTCCAGATAGGATTAAAATTGATAAAGTGATTGGTATTGAAGCAAGAGGTTTTATATTAGGTAGTATGATTGCAGAAAGATTAGCCGCGGGTTTTATTCCGGTGCGTAAGAAAGGGAAGTTACCTTTTGAAGTAATTTCAAAAAGTTATGGGTTAGAATATGGAGAAGATATTTTAGAAATCCATAAGGATGCAATCAAACCGGGGGATAACATTTTGATACATGATGATGTTTTAGCAACAGGAGGAACAGCAAATGCTGTTTGTCAACTTGTAACAGAATTGGGTGGAAATATAGTACAATGTAATTTTATAATGGAATTAGGTTTTCTAAATGGGAAGGAAAAACTTAACTGTAATGTAGCTTCGTTGCTAAGTTATTAA
- a CDS encoding putative signal transducing protein produces the protein MEKHINIYTGTSIMVNRLAYLLDEINIPFIIKDHKESGRLAGFGAIEGSTELFVYNDDAKKASEIIKKFQKEISK, from the coding sequence ATGGAAAAGCATATAAATATATATACAGGAACATCTATCATGGTTAACAGACTAGCTTATCTATTAGATGAAATAAACATCCCTTTTATAATAAAAGATCACAAAGAATCAGGAAGATTAGCAGGTTTTGGAGCTATTGAAGGTTCAACTGAACTATTCGTTTATAATGATGATGCTAAAAAAGCTAGTGAAATCATCAAAAAATTTCAAAAAGAAATTTCAAAATAG
- a CDS encoding SPFH domain-containing protein, with protein sequence MLTYLGIIMVFIGITIFIIKPFFKESKTLHKFTRKRNISMIIIGLVMSVISGMFFYAEPGTAYAVQYPWGSQKAVVHQGIHTKMWGRLIPIQFELPIKYVIPNKKNELGEQSKYANVDKAKYWAFSDAVKARIATSVVISINTADQDQFLSVADRNKTERNLIRSRIIPNIDQSIKNTCKLMDAQDYISGQASDFDRYFKDQLENGMYVLEEFIANENREIIGDSATVRTIVNKESKQKRFRIKYHDGEPVREKGNSLKGYGLTVVQAVVTEIDWEPEFDKRLQLQKEEVAQTQLEKQQAEREFYRAQKETARGEAEKAAERARLEKEQIQKTIEAETKAKVAEFNLIEERKNYEVAQFKAKTQKTMADAQSYENAKLVTAGLTPQERAEWEFKTSVNVAKQLKDLKLPEIYIQDGSKSGTDGNLLQSLIGADLAKKMMSQKASKE encoded by the coding sequence ATGCTAACATATCTAGGAATTATCATGGTGTTTATAGGAATCACCATCTTTATCATCAAACCTTTTTTTAAAGAATCAAAAACACTACATAAATTCACTCGAAAAAGAAATATCTCAATGATTATAATTGGATTAGTCATGAGTGTAATTTCGGGAATGTTCTTTTATGCCGAACCAGGTACTGCTTATGCAGTTCAGTATCCTTGGGGGAGTCAAAAAGCAGTAGTGCATCAAGGAATTCATACTAAAATGTGGGGACGATTAATCCCTATTCAATTCGAATTACCAATTAAATATGTAATCCCAAACAAGAAGAATGAATTGGGAGAGCAAAGTAAATATGCGAATGTTGACAAAGCTAAGTATTGGGCGTTTAGTGATGCAGTAAAAGCCAGAATTGCAACTTCGGTAGTTATTAGCATCAATACAGCAGATCAAGATCAATTTTTATCTGTTGCTGATCGTAACAAAACCGAAAGAAACTTGATTAGATCTAGAATCATACCTAATATTGATCAATCTATTAAAAACACCTGTAAGCTTATGGATGCCCAAGATTATATATCTGGACAAGCTTCGGATTTTGACAGATATTTTAAAGATCAATTAGAAAATGGAATGTATGTTCTTGAGGAATTTATTGCTAATGAAAATAGAGAAATCATTGGTGATAGTGCTACGGTACGAACGATTGTTAACAAAGAATCAAAGCAAAAACGTTTTAGAATAAAGTATCACGATGGAGAACCAGTTAGAGAAAAAGGAAATTCGTTAAAAGGATATGGTCTAACGGTTGTACAAGCTGTTGTTACCGAAATAGATTGGGAACCAGAATTCGACAAACGTCTTCAGTTACAAAAAGAAGAAGTCGCACAGACTCAGTTAGAAAAACAGCAAGCGGAGCGTGAATTTTATCGTGCTCAAAAAGAAACTGCGCGAGGTGAAGCTGAAAAAGCTGCAGAAAGAGCTAGATTAGAAAAAGAGCAAATTCAGAAAACTATTGAAGCTGAAACAAAAGCCAAAGTAGCAGAATTTAATCTTATTGAAGAGCGGAAAAATTATGAGGTTGCACAGTTTAAGGCCAAAACCCAGAAAACAATGGCTGATGCACAATCTTATGAAAACGCAAAACTAGTAACTGCAGGTCTTACGCCTCAAGAACGAGCAGAGTGGGAATTTAAAACCTCTGTCAATGTTGCAAAACAGCTTAAAGACCTAAAACTTCCTGAAATTTATATCCAGGATGGAAGTAAATCAGGAACGGATGGCAACCTACTACAATCTTTGATTGGTGCTGATCTTGCCAAAAAGATGATGTCACAAAAAGCGTCCAAAGAGTAA